The following proteins are co-located in the Billgrantia tianxiuensis genome:
- a CDS encoding FMN-dependent NADH-azoreductase produces MKLLHLDSGLFEKQSISRQLSARIVEHLQDSLSELEIVYRDLVATPPSHLSGEIMAGAGVSEQERNGLQHREAQVTEALLEEFLSADVIVIGAPMYNFTIPSQLKAWLDRILQAGRTFRYTENGPVGLAGGRQVIIASSRGGIYSQGPDAENDFQERYLRAVFSLIGIDDVTVIRAEGVAMGDEARESAVASAQAAIAQAVKPRQAA; encoded by the coding sequence ATGAAACTACTGCACCTGGATTCCGGCCTGTTCGAAAAGCAGTCCATCAGCCGTCAGCTCTCTGCTCGCATCGTCGAACATTTGCAGGACAGCTTGTCCGAACTCGAAATCGTCTATCGCGATCTGGTGGCTACGCCCCCGAGTCACCTCTCCGGCGAGATAATGGCCGGTGCGGGAGTGTCAGAGCAGGAACGCAACGGGCTACAGCACCGAGAGGCGCAGGTCACCGAGGCTTTGCTGGAAGAATTTCTTTCCGCCGATGTCATCGTCATCGGTGCGCCGATGTACAACTTCACCATACCCAGCCAGTTGAAGGCCTGGCTTGATCGTATCCTTCAGGCCGGCAGAACCTTCCGTTACACCGAAAACGGCCCGGTGGGGCTGGCTGGCGGGCGGCAGGTGATCATTGCCTCATCGCGTGGAGGCATCTACTCGCAGGGGCCCGATGCCGAGAACGATTTCCAGGAGCGCTACCTGCGCGCCGTGTTCAGCCTGATCGGCATCGACGATGTGACAGTGATCCGCGCCGAAGGCGTCGCCATGGGCGATGAAGCACGGGAAAGCGCCGTGGCTTCTGCTCAGGCGGCCATCGCCCAAGCGGTCAAGCCACGGCAGGCTGCCTGA
- a CDS encoding sensor domain-containing diguanylate cyclase, which yields MQKSSLPFARIHLPLRRPHRLALATLAPRAFAFCHTFGLTVWIALAEGSGWSLIGPGLLLLLWPAVAYLHAAGAQNSKRAEFKNLYLDSLLFGVWCGVLDFYVLATVTIGLACLMNNMVVGGLRRMTISMALFAGGALSWSLVTGFEFRPYVSTGLDIYQGAGAVIYLLALAYVMYGQNRKIGRSIVEIKFQNRVFHALLELGVAANRASNIHTLLDDSLKHLHADFPEYGFAVFLQERQRPEVTRYAAVAGLRLGAEDERRLGGLLATLQERQESTIKLREKTDGEQLYASSMAGRLSLYDGWLVVRAPKLDAPLERMLTLFVDQLAAATENKLLHLALKKTAERDGLTGLYNRGFFESALQLSIQGKNQAPSLDFAVLMMDVDGLKEVNDRYGHVAGDQLITTVAERLQVHCRASDILARYGGDEFVVLFPSADIAAANRLASLIRTHIEGQRCTITTANGERLTLELRLSLGGASSSEASAQEVLSLADERMYDDKSERRKQRAAHG from the coding sequence TTGCAAAAGTCCAGCCTCCCCTTCGCTCGTATACACCTCCCACTCAGGCGCCCTCATCGCCTGGCACTGGCTACGCTGGCACCGCGTGCCTTCGCCTTTTGCCATACCTTCGGGCTGACGGTATGGATCGCCCTGGCGGAGGGTAGCGGCTGGTCGTTGATCGGGCCGGGCCTTCTCCTGCTGCTGTGGCCTGCAGTGGCATACCTCCACGCGGCAGGTGCCCAGAACTCGAAACGCGCCGAGTTCAAGAACTTGTATCTGGACAGCCTGCTCTTTGGCGTTTGGTGCGGCGTGCTGGATTTCTATGTACTCGCCACCGTCACCATTGGGCTTGCCTGCCTGATGAACAACATGGTGGTGGGCGGCCTGCGCCGGATGACCATTTCCATGGCCCTATTTGCCGGCGGCGCGCTGAGCTGGAGCCTAGTGACGGGATTCGAATTCAGGCCCTATGTCAGCACCGGGCTGGATATTTACCAGGGAGCCGGCGCAGTGATCTACTTGCTTGCGCTCGCTTACGTGATGTATGGGCAGAACCGCAAGATCGGTCGCAGCATCGTCGAGATCAAGTTTCAGAACCGGGTCTTTCACGCCCTGCTCGAGCTTGGTGTCGCGGCCAATCGCGCCTCGAATATCCATACCCTGCTGGACGATTCCCTGAAGCATCTGCATGCCGATTTCCCCGAGTACGGCTTTGCCGTGTTCCTACAGGAGCGGCAGCGCCCCGAGGTGACACGCTACGCTGCCGTGGCCGGTCTTCGCCTGGGCGCCGAGGATGAGCGTCGCCTGGGCGGCCTGTTGGCAACGCTTCAGGAGCGGCAGGAAAGTACGATCAAGCTGCGCGAGAAGACCGACGGCGAGCAGCTGTACGCCTCCTCCATGGCGGGTCGTCTGAGCTTATACGATGGCTGGCTGGTCGTACGTGCCCCAAAGCTGGACGCTCCCCTGGAGCGCATGCTGACCCTGTTCGTCGACCAGCTGGCGGCAGCCACCGAGAATAAGCTGCTCCATCTCGCACTGAAGAAAACGGCGGAACGCGACGGGCTGACCGGTCTCTATAATCGAGGCTTCTTCGAATCAGCCCTTCAGTTGAGCATCCAGGGAAAGAATCAGGCACCGAGCCTGGATTTTGCCGTGCTGATGATGGATGTCGACGGGCTCAAGGAGGTGAATGACCGCTACGGCCATGTAGCGGGCGACCAGCTCATCACCACGGTGGCCGAGCGCCTGCAAGTGCACTGCCGTGCCAGCGACATCCTGGCGCGCTATGGCGGCGATGAATTCGTCGTGCTCTTTCCTTCCGCGGACATCGCGGCCGCGAATCGCCTGGCCAGCCTGATCAGAACGCATATCGAAGGCCAGCGCTGTACCATCACCACCGCCAATGGCGAACGGCTGACATTGGAGCTTCGCTTGAGCCTCGGCGGCGCCAGCTCCAGCGAAGCATCGGCCCAGGAGGTGCTCTCCCTGGCCGACGAGCGCATGTACGATGACAAGAGCGAGCGGCGCAAGCAGCGCGCGGCGCATGGGTGA
- a CDS encoding DUF2795 domain-containing protein translates to MTDYVEQGEIYFFYRPKVNVEKVESLDDVQRLHVVLAPENGSRVRLFLVGKKRLPEIIKSKPKSTAREWMMNDLTGQPQEIGKALAPLEYATKTRGEQEQGEAIPAGEGRYVIFEREGSSRLAYRLTSPGKPGKAQRELGILPEGSYIISVRNPAIDVPGFPHSKPNFPKRLEEKFADKRWIDIDDPTLLDYEKAQLVLIGAHDDLGEEGIEITGTAHLFKTLGLNEREWPTEALEGGTLAEPQMQAETLAPKRDRTKGGERGGKAARKTASAAGIAQALRGMEFPCDSKALLEQAKANDAPREIVEVLGEFPDRKFETMADVQKTVGEVR, encoded by the coding sequence ATGACGGATTACGTGGAACAGGGCGAGATCTATTTCTTCTACCGCCCCAAGGTCAACGTGGAGAAGGTAGAGAGCCTGGATGACGTGCAGCGCCTGCATGTGGTGCTGGCCCCGGAGAATGGCTCCAGGGTGCGACTGTTTCTGGTCGGCAAGAAGCGTTTACCCGAGATCATCAAGAGCAAGCCGAAGTCCACCGCCCGCGAATGGATGATGAACGACCTGACCGGTCAACCGCAAGAGATCGGCAAGGCGCTGGCCCCTCTCGAGTATGCAACCAAGACCCGCGGAGAACAGGAACAGGGCGAGGCGATTCCCGCCGGTGAGGGCCGCTATGTCATCTTCGAACGCGAGGGCAGCTCACGCCTGGCCTACCGGCTGACCAGCCCCGGGAAGCCCGGCAAGGCGCAGCGGGAGCTGGGTATCCTGCCCGAGGGAAGCTACATCATCTCGGTGCGCAACCCGGCCATCGACGTTCCCGGGTTTCCCCATTCCAAACCGAATTTCCCCAAGCGGCTCGAAGAGAAGTTCGCCGACAAGCGCTGGATCGATATCGACGACCCCACGTTGCTCGATTACGAGAAAGCACAGCTGGTACTGATCGGAGCACACGACGATCTCGGCGAGGAGGGCATCGAGATAACCGGCACGGCCCACCTGTTCAAGACACTCGGGTTGAATGAACGCGAGTGGCCCACCGAAGCGCTCGAGGGCGGCACGCTTGCGGAGCCGCAAATGCAGGCCGAAACCCTTGCGCCCAAGCGCGATCGCACCAAGGGTGGCGAGCGTGGCGGCAAGGCGGCCCGCAAGACGGCCTCTGCGGCAGGTATCGCCCAAGCGCTGAGAGGTATGGAGTTCCCCTGCGACAGCAAGGCATTGCTCGAACAGGCCAAGGCCAACGATGCCCCACGGGAAATCGTCGAAGTGCTGGGCGAATTCCCCGACCGGAAGTTCGAGACCATGGCCGACGTGCAAAAGACCGTTGGGGAGGTACGTTGA
- a CDS encoding AraC family transcriptional regulator, translating into MSDATKPLFWRDSRMPHVELRKVEDGRKICYAPHSHTHWSLGAITAGESTFRYRSDRYHVSAGTLVLMNPDWMHACSAIEDRPWAYLMLYVDSDWLTQLRYQAGLLAEPHWQDIATAVLGEPRWYEGYCHMAECLLDSNRDLLDKQTAVVEYLASLMHELAGQPAQPLPEAPAMLRELAAYLDENAAQDISLDDLCERSGYSPGHLIRAFKQHFGFTPHAYLVNRRIQLGQRELKGGMPIAEAALNAGFSDQPHFQRTFKRLVAATPKQYRQPSLEK; encoded by the coding sequence ATGTCGGATGCCACCAAGCCCTTGTTCTGGCGCGATTCGCGCATGCCCCACGTGGAGCTGCGCAAGGTCGAGGATGGCCGCAAGATCTGCTACGCGCCGCATAGCCATACCCACTGGTCACTGGGCGCCATCACCGCCGGGGAGAGCACCTTTCGCTATCGTAGCGACCGCTATCACGTCAGCGCCGGTACCCTGGTCCTGATGAATCCCGACTGGATGCACGCCTGCAGTGCCATCGAGGACCGGCCCTGGGCCTACCTGATGCTCTATGTCGATAGCGACTGGCTGACCCAACTGCGCTACCAGGCGGGGCTGCTGGCAGAGCCGCACTGGCAGGACATCGCCACCGCCGTGCTTGGCGAGCCCAGGTGGTACGAAGGTTACTGCCACATGGCGGAGTGCCTGCTGGACTCGAACCGCGATCTACTGGACAAGCAGACGGCCGTGGTCGAATACCTCGCCTCGTTAATGCACGAACTCGCCGGCCAGCCCGCCCAACCGCTGCCCGAGGCGCCGGCCATGTTGCGCGAGCTGGCCGCCTACCTGGACGAGAACGCGGCGCAAGACATTTCTCTCGACGATCTATGCGAGCGTTCGGGCTACAGCCCCGGGCACCTCATTCGTGCCTTCAAGCAGCACTTCGGCTTCACGCCCCACGCTTACCTCGTCAACCGCCGCATTCAGCTGGGCCAGCGCGAGCTGAAGGGCGGCATGCCCATCGCCGAGGCGGCGCTGAACGCCGGTTTCTCCGACCAGCCGCATTTCCAGCGCACCTTCAAGCGACTGGTGGCTGCCACGCCGAAGCAGTATCGCCAGCCTTCACTCGAGAAGTAG
- a CDS encoding LysE family translocator produces MSLAMILPMSAFALAASISPGPVNLVCLSSGTRYPLSQGLVFVTGATLGFVVLFVAVGLGLYSVLSVVPGLDRALRWAGVAFLLYLSWRLFRDDGRLPQGEARRAPGFMTGALMQWLNPKAWLASASGIGAYTSGSDLNQVLLFAALYLPICWLSLGSWVYAGAFLRRYVHRPAVLMTVNRTLALLLAGSCLYLLLE; encoded by the coding sequence ATGAGCCTTGCCATGATTCTGCCGATGTCGGCGTTTGCCCTTGCGGCTTCGATCTCGCCGGGGCCGGTGAACCTGGTCTGCCTGAGCAGCGGCACGCGATATCCCCTCTCGCAGGGACTGGTGTTCGTTACCGGCGCGACGCTGGGCTTCGTGGTGCTGTTCGTGGCGGTGGGGCTGGGACTCTATTCGGTGCTGTCGGTGGTGCCGGGGCTGGATCGGGCACTGCGCTGGGCCGGCGTGGCGTTTCTGCTCTACCTGAGCTGGCGACTGTTCCGCGACGATGGCCGCTTGCCCCAGGGCGAAGCCCGACGGGCGCCGGGCTTCATGACAGGGGCGCTGATGCAATGGCTCAACCCCAAGGCGTGGCTGGCATCGGCCTCGGGCATCGGTGCCTATACCAGCGGCAGCGATCTGAATCAGGTGTTGCTGTTCGCCGCGCTCTACCTGCCGATCTGCTGGTTGTCGTTGGGTAGCTGGGTCTACGCCGGGGCCTTCCTGCGCCGCTACGTACACAGGCCAGCCGTGCTGATGACGGTCAACCGCACGCTGGCGCTGCTGCTGGCCGGTAGCTGTTTGTATCTACTTCTCGAGTGA
- a CDS encoding type 1 glutamine amidotransferase domain-containing protein — protein MSKRILMVLTSHDRLGDTGEPTGFWLEELAAPYYACLDAGAEVVLASPKGGKPPLDPKSDAEESQTEATRRFQQDDQAQQALANTHKLSEVSADDFDAIFYPGGHGPLWDLVDDADSIRLIETFWAQQKPVAAVCHAPIVLLHARDEEGNPIIRGREVTGFTNEEEEAVGLTEVVPHLVENALKEGGANYSKAEVFTPYTRQDGKLITGQNPPSSEPTARLLLAALGK, from the coding sequence ATGAGCAAGAGAATTCTGATGGTCTTGACCTCTCACGACCGTCTCGGCGATACCGGCGAGCCTACCGGTTTCTGGCTGGAGGAGCTGGCGGCGCCCTACTACGCCTGCCTGGACGCCGGCGCCGAGGTGGTGCTGGCCTCGCCCAAGGGTGGCAAGCCACCGCTGGACCCCAAGAGCGACGCCGAAGAGAGCCAGACCGAGGCGACCCGTCGCTTCCAGCAGGACGATCAGGCCCAGCAGGCGCTGGCCAATACACACAAGCTGAGCGAGGTGAGCGCCGACGATTTCGACGCCATCTTCTACCCCGGCGGCCATGGCCCGCTTTGGGATCTGGTCGACGATGCGGATTCGATCCGCCTGATCGAAACCTTCTGGGCACAGCAGAAACCGGTGGCCGCCGTGTGCCACGCGCCCATCGTGCTGCTCCATGCGCGTGACGAGGAAGGGAATCCGATCATCCGCGGCCGTGAGGTCACCGGCTTCACCAACGAAGAAGAAGAGGCCGTTGGCCTTACAGAGGTGGTGCCGCATCTGGTGGAGAACGCCCTCAAGGAAGGCGGCGCCAATTACTCAAAGGCGGAGGTATTCACTCCGTACACCCGCCAGGACGGCAAGCTGATCACCGGGCAGAACCCGCCCTCCTCCGAGCCGACGGCCCGGCTGCTGCTGGCGGCTCTCGGGAAGTAA
- a CDS encoding DCC1-like thiol-disulfide oxidoreductase family protein, which produces MNDSRDQGASNRKLRLVYDGECPMCRRYVRWQRIRREVGELELIDARQESEARRELTARGIDLDEGFALQIGERWYHGSEALHRLTLLGTRSGAFNRTMYRLFASQERTARLYPLLRACRNGLLRVLGKGRIGNLVRK; this is translated from the coding sequence ATGAACGATTCGCGCGATCAGGGCGCATCGAACCGCAAGCTCCGCCTGGTGTACGACGGCGAATGCCCGATGTGCCGGCGCTACGTACGCTGGCAGCGCATTCGCAGGGAGGTCGGTGAACTGGAGCTCATCGACGCCAGGCAGGAAAGCGAGGCGCGCCGGGAACTCACCGCCCGGGGCATCGACCTGGATGAGGGCTTTGCCCTGCAAATCGGCGAGCGCTGGTATCACGGCAGCGAGGCCCTGCACCGCCTCACCCTGCTCGGCACCCGCAGCGGCGCGTTCAATCGAACGATGTATCGGCTCTTTGCGAGCCAGGAGCGCACGGCGCGGCTTTATCCACTGCTCAGGGCATGCCGTAATGGGTTATTGAGGGTTTTGGGGAAGGGACGCATCGGGAACTTGGTCCGTAAATGA
- a CDS encoding MAPEG family protein codes for MNQDYRTPPDKAGMERIEHKIRFTGTLGLVLFAVAVGLAYLLLPAFIGFPLELAERLAFAARASAVVLFCVLVAVGMVATIRRYSPEDIGGSAAGPPSEKLAIYVAFLQNTLEQAVLAVGFYFAFASLVVGAWLSLIPVSAAFFVVGRILFLRGYRRGAEGRALGMVLTMMPAIVGYPVVFILILTNAIGS; via the coding sequence ATGAACCAGGATTACAGGACACCACCGGATAAGGCCGGCATGGAGCGTATCGAGCACAAGATCCGTTTTACGGGAACGCTTGGGCTCGTGCTGTTCGCGGTAGCAGTGGGTCTGGCTTACCTGCTTCTGCCTGCGTTCATTGGCTTTCCGCTCGAGCTGGCCGAACGCCTGGCCTTTGCCGCGCGTGCCAGCGCCGTGGTGCTGTTCTGTGTGCTCGTGGCGGTCGGCATGGTAGCCACGATACGCAGGTATTCACCGGAGGATATCGGCGGTTCCGCCGCCGGGCCGCCGAGTGAGAAGCTTGCCATTTATGTAGCGTTCCTGCAGAACACCCTGGAGCAGGCGGTATTGGCGGTTGGGTTCTACTTCGCCTTTGCCAGTCTGGTCGTGGGGGCGTGGCTTTCGCTCATCCCCGTCAGCGCAGCGTTCTTCGTGGTCGGTCGTATACTGTTCCTGCGAGGATATCGGCGAGGTGCCGAGGGGCGTGCTCTTGGCATGGTTCTGACCATGATGCCCGCCATCGTGGGCTATCCGGTCGTGTTTATCCTAATCTTGACTAACGCAATCGGTAGCTGA
- a CDS encoding nuclear transport factor 2 family protein gives MDESKQRELIEQYIAAYNDFDIEGMLAVLAPDVEFENYSGEELTASASGIEEFRLLAQRAKGLFTERFQRVTSLVFNQESATAEIDYHGRLAQDIPGGPKAGSLIELNGVSEFTFGAGRIIKIIDRS, from the coding sequence ATGGACGAATCGAAGCAACGCGAGCTGATCGAGCAGTACATCGCTGCCTATAACGACTTCGACATCGAAGGAATGCTTGCCGTACTGGCACCGGACGTCGAGTTCGAGAATTACTCGGGCGAGGAGCTGACGGCCTCGGCGAGTGGCATCGAGGAGTTCCGCTTGCTCGCACAGCGGGCCAAGGGGCTCTTCACCGAGCGCTTTCAGCGTGTGACCTCTCTGGTCTTCAACCAGGAGAGCGCCACGGCCGAGATCGACTACCATGGCCGCCTGGCCCAGGACATTCCCGGCGGGCCGAAGGCGGGAAGCCTGATCGAACTGAACGGCGTCTCGGAGTTCACCTTCGGCGCTGGACGGATCATCAAGATAATCGATCGAAGCTGA
- a CDS encoding dihydrofolate reductase family protein, producing MKTQYYTASSLDGFIATEDDSLEWLFPLGDLNESSYPAFIAEVGALAMGASTYEWILRNADTVAAETGSPWPYTQPTWVFTHRNLAIPEGADVRFVQGEVGPIHEEMRAAAGGKNLWIVGGGDLAGQFHDAGLLDELIVQIGSVTLGKGKPLFPRRVLSPTLRLESVRQMGAGMVELRYGVVAREESH from the coding sequence ATGAAGACACAGTATTACACCGCATCCAGCCTGGATGGCTTTATCGCCACCGAGGACGACTCGCTGGAGTGGCTGTTTCCGCTTGGTGATCTGAACGAATCCAGCTATCCGGCGTTCATCGCCGAGGTGGGTGCGTTGGCCATGGGGGCTTCCACCTACGAGTGGATCCTGCGCAATGCCGATACCGTGGCGGCCGAAACCGGCTCGCCATGGCCCTACACCCAGCCGACCTGGGTGTTCACCCATCGTAACCTGGCGATTCCCGAAGGAGCGGACGTTCGCTTCGTGCAGGGGGAGGTGGGGCCTATCCATGAAGAGATGCGTGCAGCCGCGGGAGGAAAAAACCTCTGGATCGTCGGTGGTGGCGATCTGGCGGGGCAGTTTCATGATGCCGGCCTGCTCGATGAGCTCATCGTCCAGATTGGTTCCGTTACCCTGGGCAAGGGTAAACCGCTATTTCCACGCCGCGTGCTGAGCCCAACCCTGCGCCTCGAATCGGTACGCCAGATGGGTGCCGGTATGGTCGAGTTGCGGTATGGGGTGGTCGCAAGGGAGGAATCGCATTGA
- a CDS encoding SDR family oxidoreductase has translation MKKVLVATGGSRGIGAATARLAAAGGYAVCINYRHNEAAALAVVEEIAQAGGEAIAVAGDVGNEADVMRLFAEVDEKLGTVTALVNNAGILETQMRVEEMDAARLHRVLTANVIGSFLCAREAVRRMSTRHGGQGGAIVNVSSIASRLGAPDEYVDYAAAKGAIDSFTIGLAKEVAGEGIRVNAVRPGVIYTEIHASGGEPDRVERVKSSVPMQRGGQAEEVARAILWLLSDEASYSTGALLDVTGGR, from the coding sequence TTGAAGAAAGTCCTGGTGGCTACCGGCGGCAGCCGGGGCATCGGCGCGGCCACCGCCCGCCTGGCTGCCGCTGGCGGCTATGCCGTATGCATCAACTATCGTCACAATGAAGCGGCGGCGCTGGCCGTGGTCGAGGAGATCGCCCAAGCCGGCGGCGAGGCGATTGCCGTGGCGGGGGATGTCGGCAACGAGGCCGACGTGATGCGCCTGTTTGCCGAAGTCGATGAAAAGCTCGGCACGGTCACGGCGCTGGTCAACAACGCCGGCATTCTGGAAACGCAGATGCGCGTAGAGGAGATGGACGCCGCGCGCCTGCACCGGGTGCTGACGGCTAACGTGATCGGCAGCTTTCTCTGCGCCCGGGAAGCCGTGCGGCGCATGTCGACCCGGCATGGTGGTCAGGGCGGGGCGATCGTCAACGTCTCCTCGATTGCCTCGCGGCTCGGCGCGCCGGATGAGTACGTCGATTACGCCGCTGCCAAAGGCGCCATCGACAGCTTCACCATCGGCCTGGCCAAGGAGGTCGCGGGCGAGGGCATCCGGGTCAACGCCGTGCGTCCGGGAGTGATCTATACCGAGATCCACGCCAGTGGCGGCGAGCCCGACCGCGTCGAGCGGGTCAAATCCTCCGTGCCCATGCAGCGCGGCGGCCAAGCCGAGGAGGTTGCCCGCGCCATTCTCTGGCTGCTTTCGGATGAAGCCTCGTACTCCACTGGGGCGCTGCTGGACGTGACGGGAGGAAGATAG
- a CDS encoding NYN domain-containing protein — MVKVAIFVDVQNVYYTVRQAYKRNFDYNKFWAEATAGREVVKAIAYAIDRGDRKQQEFQNILRAIGFEVKLKPYIQRSDGSAKGDWDVGITLDAIEYAEQADVIVLVSGDGDFDLLVNKIRDVHGKTVEVYGVPQLTAASLASAASEFRPIDTTLLLI; from the coding sequence ATGGTGAAAGTGGCGATATTCGTGGACGTCCAGAACGTCTACTACACGGTGCGGCAAGCGTATAAGCGCAACTTCGACTACAACAAGTTCTGGGCCGAAGCCACCGCTGGCAGAGAGGTCGTGAAAGCCATTGCCTATGCCATCGACAGAGGCGACCGGAAGCAGCAGGAATTTCAGAACATTCTTCGCGCCATTGGGTTCGAGGTGAAGCTGAAACCCTACATCCAAAGATCGGACGGCTCGGCAAAAGGCGATTGGGATGTTGGCATCACGCTAGATGCCATCGAGTACGCCGAGCAGGCGGATGTCATCGTGCTGGTCTCGGGCGATGGGGATTTCGATCTTTTGGTGAACAAGATTCGTGATGTACATGGAAAGACAGTCGAAGTCTATGGTGTGCCACAGTTGACCGCCGCTTCGCTGGCGAGCGCGGCGAGTGAGTTCAGGCCTATCGATACAACTCTTTTGCTGATTTAG
- a CDS encoding SDR family NAD(P)-dependent oxidoreductase: MEFAGKVALVTGAGAGNGETIAERLHAGGASVVLLSRRLGTVQAVCERIDPQGTRTMPLEADVREPEAMERAVAETVERFGKLDMAVNNAGVTGPAGVSVANIEVETWQEVIETDLSGIFYSMKYEIPAMLENGAGAIVNLSSANGLVGLAGMAAYTAAKHGIIGLTRSAALELAESHVRVCAVAPGYVATPRILESGQDVTEWMASQHPMKRLASREEVAELVAYLLSERAAFMTGSVHSIDGGYTAQ, encoded by the coding sequence ATGGAATTCGCGGGCAAGGTTGCGCTGGTCACCGGAGCGGGGGCCGGCAACGGTGAGACGATAGCCGAACGGCTCCATGCTGGTGGGGCCTCGGTCGTGCTGCTCAGCCGACGGTTGGGTACGGTGCAGGCGGTATGTGAGAGGATCGACCCGCAAGGCACACGAACCATGCCGCTGGAGGCAGACGTGCGCGAGCCCGAGGCGATGGAACGTGCCGTGGCTGAGACGGTCGAGCGGTTCGGCAAGCTCGATATGGCCGTCAACAACGCCGGCGTGACGGGTCCTGCAGGCGTATCGGTGGCGAATATCGAAGTGGAGACGTGGCAGGAAGTGATCGAAACCGATCTTTCCGGCATCTTCTATTCGATGAAATACGAGATTCCCGCCATGCTCGAGAATGGCGCCGGTGCGATCGTCAACCTCTCCTCGGCCAACGGGCTGGTGGGGCTCGCCGGCATGGCCGCCTATACCGCGGCGAAGCATGGCATCATCGGCCTGACCCGCTCGGCGGCGCTGGAGCTGGCCGAGAGCCATGTTCGTGTCTGTGCCGTCGCTCCCGGCTATGTTGCTACCCCGCGGATTCTGGAGTCGGGGCAAGACGTTACGGAGTGGATGGCAAGCCAGCATCCCATGAAACGCCTTGCCAGCCGGGAGGAAGTGGCGGAGCTGGTCGCTTACCTGCTGAGCGAGCGCGCCGCCTTCATGACAGGCAGCGTGCACTCCATTGACGGTGGGTATACGGCTCAATAA
- a CDS encoding GNAT family acetyltransferase produces the protein MTITIRAYQEQDRAAVIRLWHECGLVRPWNDPEKDIDRKLTMQAELFLVGEFEGRIVASAMAGFDGHRGSVYYLAVDPRHQHMGHGRELMARVEAQLLALGCPKLNIAVRTSNESVLAFYRRLGYSVDDVVSLGKRLIADDTASP, from the coding sequence GTGACGATCACAATAAGAGCCTACCAAGAGCAAGACAGGGCAGCAGTCATTAGGCTATGGCATGAATGTGGCCTGGTAAGACCGTGGAACGATCCTGAGAAAGACATCGACAGGAAGCTCACGATGCAGGCGGAGCTGTTCCTTGTCGGTGAGTTCGAGGGCCGCATCGTGGCCTCGGCGATGGCGGGATTCGACGGCCATCGCGGCTCCGTCTACTACCTGGCGGTCGATCCGCGGCATCAGCATATGGGGCATGGGCGTGAGCTGATGGCAAGGGTGGAGGCGCAGCTGCTGGCATTGGGATGCCCGAAGCTGAATATTGCCGTTCGCACCTCGAACGAGAGCGTTTTGGCCTTCTATCGTCGTCTCGGCTATTCCGTCGACGATGTGGTGAGCCTGGGTAAACGACTGATCGCCGACGACACTGCCTCTCCCTGA
- a CDS encoding dihydrofolate reductase family protein gives MSQLRVSCFSISLDGFAAGPEQSLENPMGINGLENQDWQFATATFQQRVLGKEGGETSTDDDFVTRGFDNVGAWIMGRNMFGPVRGPWRDESWKGWWGDNPPFHMPVFVLTHHPRDPVEMPDGTTFYFVTQGIHAALERAREAAGDRDVRLGGGVATVQQYLSAQLVDELHLAVTPVLLGAGEHLFTGLNMRALGYRCVERVATEKVTHMVLRRSAARANGYPS, from the coding sequence ATGAGCCAACTACGCGTGTCATGCTTCAGTATTTCTCTGGATGGGTTTGCCGCCGGCCCCGAGCAGAGCCTGGAAAACCCGATGGGTATCAACGGCCTGGAGAATCAGGACTGGCAGTTTGCAACCGCGACTTTCCAGCAGCGCGTGCTGGGTAAGGAGGGTGGAGAAACCAGTACTGATGACGATTTCGTCACCCGCGGGTTCGACAACGTCGGCGCCTGGATCATGGGCCGCAACATGTTCGGTCCCGTACGCGGCCCCTGGCGGGATGAGAGCTGGAAGGGGTGGTGGGGCGACAACCCGCCGTTTCACATGCCGGTCTTCGTATTGACCCATCACCCTCGCGATCCGGTCGAGATGCCGGACGGCACCACATTCTACTTCGTCACCCAAGGCATTCATGCGGCTCTGGAGCGCGCCCGCGAAGCCGCAGGTGATAGGGACGTACGCCTGGGCGGCGGTGTGGCGACCGTGCAACAGTACCTGAGTGCGCAGCTCGTCGATGAGCTTCACCTTGCCGTCACACCGGTACTGCTCGGCGCCGGGGAACACCTGTTCACCGGCCTCAACATGCGCGCGCTCGGCTATCGCTGCGTAGAGAGGGTGGCGACGGAAAAGGTGACCCACATGGTACTCAGGAGAAGTGCAGCAAGAGCGAACGGATATCCGTCATGA